The genomic window GCACGGGTGCCGACGCCATTCGCTTGTTCATGATCAACTCTGCCGCTTTGAAGGCTGAAGATTTGCGCTTCAGCGAAGAAGGCGTGAAGGGCATCGTGAAGCAGGTGATGCTCCCGCTTTGGAACGCTGTTGCATTCTTTGTCTCTAACCACAACGCCGACGCCGCCAAGGGCCAGCTGAACTGGAAGCCGGGTCAGGAAGTGAAGTCTGACAACGAACTTGACCGCTGGATGCTTGCAACGCTGCAGGATTTGGCCGCCAAGGTCGAAGTGGAAATGAAGGCTTACCGCCTGTACAACGTGGTGCCCGCCGTGATTGCCGCGGTCGATGACCTCACGAACTGGTACGTGCGCCGCAGCCGTCGCCGCTTCTGGAAGAGCGAAAACGATGGCGACAAGAACGCCGCCTATGCCACCATGTACAAGGTGCTCGTGGACTTCTCCAAGATTCTCGCTCCGTTCCTCCCGCTCCTCGCCGAAGAAATCTACCAGATTCTCGTCCGCGAAGTCGATGCCAACGCTCCGGTGAGCGTGCACCTCTGCGAATTCCCCAGCGCCGACAAGTCCCTGATGGACGAAAAGCTTGTGGAACGCATCGCCATGGTGCGTGGCATGGTCGAAATGGGCCGCGTGATTCGCGCTACGAACAACGTAAAGAACCGTATGCCGATTGCCAGCATGACGGTCGTTGCTCATGGCACCGAAGAAAAGAACGTTGCTGAAACGATGAAGGACTTGATTCTCGAAGAACTCAACGTTCGCGAAATGAAGTTCCTCGAAGATGAGACGAAGCTCGTGCAGCTCTCCGCCAAGCCGAACTTCCTCGCTATCAAGGCGAAGGGCCCGGATTACGCAAAGAACATGAAAGTGATTTCCGCTAAGCTGAATAGCCTCTCGGTTGATGAAATCAAGGCTTTGCAGAATGGCGAAACCATCAAGTTCGAATTCGGTGAAGTCGGTGCCGATTGCTTGATGCTCAACCGCATCGTTGCCGACGGCATGGCTGTGGAAGCCAACCAGCACTTCACCGTGGCTCTGGATTTGAAGATCACGGACGAACTCCGCCGCGCCTGCGTGGCCCGCGAACTCGTGAACCGCATCCAGAACCGCCGTAAGGACCAGAACTACGCTATCTCCGACAAGATCGAAGTGACGCTGTTCTCTGCAAGTGAAGTCTTCAAGCAGGCCGTTGCCGAAAACGAAGCCTACATCGCTGGCGAAACTCAGGCCGTGAAGATTGCCTGGGCTGCTGCTGCCGATGGCCTCGAAGCCAACGACGCCGACGGCGAGGCTTTCGCATTTACGACTGTAAAAGCATAGCTTGTCATTGCTCTGTGAGCCATGACGGCGTCGGTTACGAAATATCGAAACGTAAACGTTTCGCTGCTTCGTAACCTAGCGTGTCATTGCGAGGCTCCGTAAGGAGCCGCGGCAATCCCCAAAAGACTATGAAAACGCTCTTTCTTTGCGGAAGGGCGTTTCCTTTATTTGGCCTTTTGTTTTAAAAAGTGTATATTTATGGATGAGAGATCCTTGAAATGGACAGTGGTCTCTTATTCAACTGTATGGTTCTATGGGTATCCCGTATATTGACATGGATGAAGCAGAACTTGAACGCGACATCGCAAACGCTTTGGCTGCTTGCGGAGAGTCTAAGTGATTGTTGTCGCTGGTCCACGATAATAAATGAAGTTTGTTAGGAACCTGATTTTTGTTTTAGCTTTGCTTTTGCCGGATGTTTCCATGGCAACTGAATCGGCTTCAGCCAAAGATCCAGACGATGTAGAAGTTCCCGTAAAAAAGAAACCGAACTTCTTTATGTTCCAGGAAGACTTTTCCCCGAGCCTTTGGGGTGTTGCAGTCGGTAGTGGCCCAGGGATTTTTTCTGCTGGAGTGGATATAATATTTGGCCGGTCCAGCGTCTTGTACGAACCCGCAAGGCCGAAATCCGTGCAAGGGCCATGGCTGCCTCCGCACATGCTGATATGGATGAATCGAATTAGGTTCATCTACGATTATGATAATCACCAGCAAGGGGGCTTTTTCCAGCCAAATTTACGGTATTTAAGGGAAACGGGACTTCTCTTTTCGGTTATCGTGGGGCCCGAAATTGGTTGGGAAAAAGAAACAGGCTTTGAATACGGAGCGTCAATCCGTATAGGTGGTTTACCTTCGCTATTGGTTGCGAATTACGAACTTGGATATTTGGCAAATTCCCAGAAGTTCTACTTTACGCTTTCGTTCTGTATATCGCAGTTGTTTCTCGTGGCCATGTCCATTTAGACCCTATCTCCCCAAAGAGGATAACTCCACTAGGGACATAAATGTCCAAGTGTCGTTTAAGTCGTCCTGCGGACTCCCTCCAAGGTGACAATAGGGCTATTCCACAAATCCCGGAGGGGCGAAGGATCCAGACCCAAAACACTTTATCCCCAAAACCCAAATTCCGGGGGATATTATTTTATATATTCACAACCATGAAGTTTGTTAGGAACCTGATTCTTGCATTAGCCTTGTTCTTGCCGGGTTATTCCTTGGCAGAAGAAGATTCAGTTTACGCGCATAAGGAAAAAGCCTCAGATTATATACCACTGCCTCTTGGGTTAGAGGTAGGTGGCGGAAATATGTTCGTGGCTGGATTGGAGTGGTGGATTTTGCCTACTATGTTAATCGGTGCGCAAGAACGTCCCAAGGGTATAGATGGTCTGTGGGTTCCGAAATACGCATTTGTGTGGTCCATTCGCACTAGATATGTTTATGACTACATCGATCATGAACATGGTGTTTTACTTTATCCAAATATTCAGGGTCTATTTGTCGTTTTGGCGGGCGTTGCAGCAGGCCCCCAGGTGGGTTGGTTTTCTTCAACGGGATTAGACTATGGCGCATCCGTCCGTTTTGACCTTTTATCTCTACTAAATATTGAAGTTGGCTATTTTGCCAAAAAAGAAAATGTATTTGTGAACGCCATATTCACGATGTCATTTCCAAGAATCGGGATTTTTGACCCCTAACATTTGATATCGTTTTTTAATTTCATTTTTATTTTAGCTCAGGTTCTACCTAGCAAAAAACTTTATGAAACACCCTTGTATCATATTTTATTGACTGATAAAATTTTTTGTTAAAATTTGCTGTTTTTATTGCATAATCAGCATTTTTGTTTTATTTTTTTGAATATGAAGCCAATTACTGAATATCAAGATTATCGCGAGTACATGCGAGATTTCTATGCCGAGCGCAAGAGAAGTTCGTATTTCACTTGGCGGAAGTTCGCAAGTCTTGCAGGATTTGCATCTCCAGCATACTTGAAACTCGTTAGCGACGGAAAAACCAGCCTCAGCAAGCCAGGTATTGCAAAAGCAGCCCGAGCCATGGGCCTTGAAGGTTTTGACTACACCTATTTTGCCTTGCTCGTAAAATTCGGGAATGCAAAAAACGAAAGCGAAAAAGAAGCCGCGCTCCAGCAACTCGAACGCGAAGCACGCATGAACAAGATTCGCATTGTCGATGCCGACGCATTCCATTATTACGAGACCCCGGCCTGCCCCATCATTCGCGAACTCGCCCCCCTCATGCCAAACGCCTCGTTTGGAGAAATCGCCTCTAAAATAAAGCACGACATCACGGCCGTCCAAGTCCGCGATATCCTTCAATTTCTTGTCAAAGCAGATTTGCTCAAAAAGAACGACGACGGAACATACGAACAAACACAGAAAGCCGTCAAAGGGTCCAAAGAAACGATTCCCCTTGTCATCCGCACGATGAACAAGAAAATGTCTGAATTGGCAGTGCAGTCCATTGCCAAAGATTCTGCAGAAGAACGCAACTTTTCGGGTGTCACCATGGGAATAAACAAATCCGTTTATGACCGCATCACAAAAGAGATTGACATCTTCCGCAAAAAGATTATTGACATTGCAAACGAATGCCAAAAGATAGACCAGGTCTATCAAATGAATTTGCAAGTATTCCCTTTAACAGACAAGATTAACACCACAGAATCAAGGAAAGGCTAATGAATATGAACAAGACAAATTACTTCATCGCATTATCTGTAGCACTATTCTGGGCCTGCTCCGATTCGCCTAACGAAGCGGGAACTACAGAAATTGACAACACCGTGGCGCAGAACGACAGTTCTTCGAGCATCGCGCCCGACACCGGCAATTCGTCCAGTTCCGTCGGCGGCAAGCAACCGTCGTCAAGCGAGCAGCAATCCAGCTCAAGTATCAAAGAGAAGCCCTCAAAGGCGTTTGCCGCAGACACCAAGAACGGCATCAAGCTCGGCTCTTGCATCTCTACATTGGCAAGACGAACCTTCTTGGCAGCAGACATCGACGCGGCATCGGAAGAATTGCCCGAAGCGTACATCCTTAACGACGGTGAAGGGCATTATCAGGTGATGCTCTTGAACGTAAACGACTACTGTGCATTCGATGCGGACCTTTCGACAAAACGTTCCGGCGACACCTTGGATATCGAATATGGCGACCTCAAACATGTAACGAAATGCATGTGCAATAGCGATCACTGGTTCGACATCGAAGCAAAGAACAACGACATCGAATTCGTCCGGTTCAGCGGAAAGACTTACGAAGTCAGCAACAAGCCGGATCCAGAACCGTCAAAAGCAACACAGAACGATTCCTCCTCGACGCAAATCGATACCACATCAACGCAGAACGATACCACATCGATGCAAACCGATTCCACTTCGGCACAGGACAGTTCCTCATTTACGGACACACGAGACGGAAAGACGTACAGGACTGTAAAACTCGGCGAACGCATCTGGATGGCCGAAAACCTCAACTACGAAATAAAAGACAGCCTTGTGAGCAATTGCGACGAAAACGGGGGCTGCGACATGGGATTCCCAACCAACCGGCCGCAAAGCTGGTGCAACGGCAACAAGCAAGAAAACTGCGACAAGTATGGCCGCCTGTACAACCTCGAAGCCGCAAAAGTGGCATGCCCTCCCGGATGGAGCCTGCCCACAGTCGAAGAATGGCCCGAAAGAGGAAACGGCGGATACCCCGCATTCGTTGACTACGCCGTCGTTGGCTGGGGTGGCGGAAAAGACACATACGGCTTTACCGTTTTGCCTGCCGGAGAATACAGAGCAAGTTCGCAATCTTTCCTTGAGCCCGGCCGTTTCGCCTTTTTCTGGACATCCACTATAGACAATTTAAATCACGATTGTCCAACAATGATTCACTTCGGCAATGGTTCCGAAGGAATGGTGAGCGTCTGCGCCGACGACGAGAACGACGGACATTCAGTCCGTTGCGTGAAAGACTAAGTTCGGCATTGGACACAACAAAGACCCCGGCATTCCTGCCGAGGTCTTTAAGTTTTTCTACTTCCTAATAATTAAGCCTGCTTGCCACTCTTGCAGAATTCGTTTATATTTAATGACAGAGGCTTCTTATGGCTACGGTAACAATGGACATCCCTGAAGAAATCATGGACTTCATGGTGTGTGAAAATAAAAGCGACGAGCTCCGTCGTAATGCGTTGCTATTGTATCCTTTCATCAAGAACGAAACTATTTCGCATGGCCGTGCTGCGGATATTTTGGGCATTTCCAAATGGGAATTGATTGAACTTTACGGAAGCGAAGGAATCCCCTATATCGACCAGAGCTGGGACGAGGTGGAACAAGATGCAGCCAATATCACGGAGTGCGTAAAAACTTTGCAAGAAACGGACGAAGAGTTCGAACGCAAAATGGAATGCGGTTATGCCTATGCAAAAAGGAGTCCCATCAGCGGCTAGGTTTCCAAAGAAACGCACGGCGTGGAGCCGACATTCTCCAACCAAGGACTCTATAGCAAATATTTGCCATAATATAAAGGGGGAGGAGTCCCCCTCGCTTCAGCCCCGGCCCCCGCCCTTATAGTCGTTCCCTTCGGGAACACGGACACCCCCCCCCGGCCGGGTCTTACGCTACCCCCACTGCGGGTGCTCAGACGCCGCCCCGCAACGCCCGAGCTATTAATTCCATTCTTTCTTTCTCAGAGCCTTTAAATAGTTCTGTTTCAAGTCGCGCTTGTTGCCGAAGAAAATCATTTCGGATTTTGAGAAAAGATTGTTTTCAAGTTTCAGGTTCAAAAGTTCCATCGTGCAAATAAAGTCTGCGACCTGGAACAATTTATAATCAGTAGGCATCACTTTTCGGAAAATTGGGTTTGGCAGCAGTGCGTTGAATACAGACGACAAAAGCTTGCTTACTTCGACTTGTCCATTGTCGTAGTAGATTTTGACATCGTTGAAAGCAAGATAATCATCATAATGATTTCTAATGAACGAGGATATTTGCTTCGAAAGTTTGCCTGTTGCTTCTACAGAATCTTTGATGTGCTTTTTTTCGATGGAAAAACATTTGTACTGGATACCTACTGAACGGATAAACGCCATCATTTTGTTGAAAATGCGCCTCCGCTCAGCTATTCCCATGTCTTTATAAATTTCTTCCTTGCGGATAATTGGGCCGGTGTGGATGCAAAGATTCTCAAGTCCAAGATAGGACAGCTCGGTATCAAGGCGAAGAACATTTTCTTGAATGTCGACTTCTTGGTCATGGAACACCATTGTTATTATGTAATACGGAGAATGTGGGCTATATTCGCCAAAATCCCCCGACTCATCGATGAAAACACTTAGTTCCTTCAAGACTCTCTCCACAAAAAAGGCGAGGAACTTCCTCGCCAAAGATGGACCTGGGTCTTTCGACCAGCCCGGTTATAATATACCAATTTTTATTAGAAAAGTCAACATGTTGAGCTTCTTCCAGCTTGGAATAATCGTCTGGCAGTTTCAGATAGGGCGTTTTTGGCACAAAAACAGACGGCTTTGTAATTTTTCCGTGCGTCTGGGTTGTATTTAAGTTACGCGGATTCTCATCGTCAAGTAAATCCTATCTAGGCTGAAAATAAAAAAATCCCTAGAAAGTAAATCCTAGGGATGGTTAGGTTTCTAACTTGCGTTTTCGACCAAGAAAAGGACAAGCGATGAGACTTAACCGAGACATAAGATGCCAAATTAGCGCACTGTTGGTTGCCGGACATCAACAAAAAGTCATAGCAAAGCTGGTCGGAATTTCCGAAGGCGGACTCAGCAAGGAGATTTCCAGGAACGGAGGACGCAAAAAGTACGATCCGGACAAGGCAGACAAGAGGGCCGTAAGGCTCAAGCACAAAGCCCACATTCACTATGAGTATAGCGACGAAGTCTGGGCGGAAACAGAAGCCTTGATAAAGGAGGATTTGTCACCGGAGCAGGTCGTTGGACGCAGGGGGTTGGAGGGCAAGAAATCCCCAAGCGTTCCGACGATATACCGCCATATCGAGGGCAGAGAGGAATTCAAGCCCCACCTTAGGCATGGAGACAAGAAGTATCGAGAGCGGGGCACACCACAAGGGCAACCTGCTTACCGCCAACGATAGAATGTCCATGTTTTGCATTCTGGAACCACTACCGACAACGGAAAGGAGTTTGCCGATCATGCCCGAATTGCCCAAAGGTTGAATGTCGGTTATTACTTCGCCCACCCGTACCATTCGTGGGAACGAGGAGCAAACGAAGACATGAACGGCTTGATTCGCCAGTACCTGCCAAAGGGAACCTCGTTTGAGGACCTGACAAGAGAAGAGGTCAAGTGGATTGAGTGGAAATTGAACAATCGGCCGAGAAAACGACTTGGATTTCTGACTCCATTAGAGTATATTTCTAGGCAAGTTAAACAAATTTACTTGGCGACTTAAATTCGCCAATGAATTAAATGAGAATTTGTGTAAAGGATGGTTGATTTAAAGGATGGTTGATTTTTATAAAATGGTTCTTCAACTTCTGAGGGGTGTGTTGTTCCCCTTTCAATGAGTCGTTGTGGTGTGTTGGTTTTTGATTGATGACATTTTGACAATAATTATTCTAAAAAGAAGGGAGTGATAACAATGGAAAAAATCACTGATTTTGAAATGTTGCCAAGGTTTAAGTCTTTAAAAGAAAGTGGGTTTCTTTCTGTTCTTCAAAATTGTTTGGCTGAATTGCTGAATTGTGATGTACGTTTACAATGTAAATTAAGCACATACCAATCAAAGTTTAATCTATTTAAATGTCCTGAACGTACTACATATATAGAGGATGAACAGACTGTTTCTATAGTTGCTTGTGTTTTGAATGAAAAAAAAATAGTTTCATTAATGGGTGTTCGTGTTGTGGGATTTGCCGTTTGCTATATACCTTCAAAAATATTTGACTGTATTGGAAAGGGGCTAACTGCGTTGTTGTCAAGTGTCTATGCTAAAAGGAATAATCCTTTGATTTATGAAGCTGGAGAAACATTAATTAAAGAGATTATAACGACGTATGCCGCGAAGGGCAAATATAATGTTGATTACATAAAATTTCTTATAGCTTATGCAATAAAAATAAAAAGTTTGACTTTTGAAGGAGCCAATATTCAAACAGGTATGATTCTAACAAAATCTTTCCATTCGTTTAATGGAAAAAATATTATTGGGGATAAAAATCGTGGAGGTTTCATTTCAAAAAATGATAATCTGTTTAATTTAATAAGAAATGATGAAATCAATAAACGTTTATGGTACATTGCGGATGGTAAAACAAGTTTTTTTCTTTTTTCAAAAAAATTAGAGTCAAATTGTCTATATGTTTTGCAACATCGGGATTTGCCTTTAAAAGAATACATATCTCAGTATTTAATGACCAATACTTTGTCACAAATGGATATTCTTATTAGGGTTGTGAATCCCAATTATTTATCTGTGG from uncultured Fibrobacter sp. includes these protein-coding regions:
- a CDS encoding TIGR02147 family protein; this encodes MKPITEYQDYREYMRDFYAERKRSSYFTWRKFASLAGFASPAYLKLVSDGKTSLSKPGIAKAARAMGLEGFDYTYFALLVKFGNAKNESEKEAALQQLEREARMNKIRIVDADAFHYYETPACPIIRELAPLMPNASFGEIASKIKHDITAVQVRDILQFLVKADLLKKNDDGTYEQTQKAVKGSKETIPLVIRTMNKKMSELAVQSIAKDSAEERNFSGVTMGINKSVYDRITKEIDIFRKKIIDIANECQKIDQVYQMNLQVFPLTDKINTTESRKG
- a CDS encoding FISUMP domain-containing protein, translating into MNMNKTNYFIALSVALFWACSDSPNEAGTTEIDNTVAQNDSSSSIAPDTGNSSSSVGGKQPSSSEQQSSSSIKEKPSKAFAADTKNGIKLGSCISTLARRTFLAADIDAASEELPEAYILNDGEGHYQVMLLNVNDYCAFDADLSTKRSGDTLDIEYGDLKHVTKCMCNSDHWFDIEAKNNDIEFVRFSGKTYEVSNKPDPEPSKATQNDSSSTQIDTTSTQNDTTSMQTDSTSAQDSSSFTDTRDGKTYRTVKLGERIWMAENLNYEIKDSLVSNCDENGGCDMGFPTNRPQSWCNGNKQENCDKYGRLYNLEAAKVACPPGWSLPTVEEWPERGNGGYPAFVDYAVVGWGGGKDTYGFTVLPAGEYRASSQSFLEPGRFAFFWTSTIDNLNHDCPTMIHFGNGSEGMVSVCADDENDGHSVRCVKD
- a CDS encoding UPF0175 family protein, with the protein product MATVTMDIPEEIMDFMVCENKSDELRRNALLLYPFIKNETISHGRAADILGISKWELIELYGSEGIPYIDQSWDEVEQDAANITECVKTLQETDEEFERKMECGYAYAKRSPISG
- a CDS encoding DUF3800 domain-containing protein, which gives rise to MKELSVFIDESGDFGEYSPHSPYYIITMVFHDQEVDIQENVLRLDTELSYLGLENLCIHTGPIIRKEEIYKDMGIAERRRIFNKMMAFIRSVGIQYKCFSIEKKHIKDSVEATGKLSKQISSFIRNHYDDYLAFNDVKIYYDNGQVEVSKLLSSVFNALLPNPIFRKVMPTDYKLFQVADFICTMELLNLKLENNLFSKSEMIFFGNKRDLKQNYLKALRKKEWN
- a CDS encoding IS30 family transposase — translated: MNVGYYFAHPYHSWERGANEDMNGLIRQYLPKGTSFEDLTREEVKWIEWKLNNRPRKRLGFLTPLEYISRQVKQIYLAT